The genome window ACTAGAACCCTGTCCTTAGTACGAGCTGACGATGTACAGACCCTACTAAGTGCCATTCTGACCAACACAGAAACTTGTTTGGATGGACTTAAGGAACTAGCTTCTTCCTGGTTCCGTCTAAACAATGACATATCTACTCTTGTCGCGAAGGACATTAAGCTTTATAGTCTTTCGTTGGACCTATTCATCAAAGGGTGGATTCCTGAAAGGGAAATTCGGCCATCTGAACCTCCTAAGAATAGCTCAACACCCAAaggtgaaattttatattgggAAAAGTTCGCGAATGTTACAGTCAGTAAAGATGGATCCAGAAACTTCACTACTATCAATGATGCTGTGGCCGCGGCTCCAGAAAAATCTGAAACTACTTCTGGATACTTTGTGATTTATGTCCTTGCTGGAATTTATGAAGAATACATCTCCATTCCTAAGAACAAACAATATGTGATGATCGTCGGGGATGGTATCAATCAGACAGTAATAACTGGCAGCCACAGTGTTGGTGATGGCTGGAGTACATTTAACTCTTCGACATTGGGTAAAACTTCTATTCTTATTTCATTTCTGAGTGCATATAGCTACTTTTTTCGTTTCTTTATTTACGACATGATGATAACTATTAGAACTTAATCAGGTCAACAAAAACAGCCTATGTACTgaccataatttaaaataactagcctttaaccccgtgcaaagcacggacggttatataattcataatttattaattataatttaaatcttaacaccattttattagtattttagttttgatgatttggattttagttaaattatattaactaactaattatatcttctaacggaaatttagctttcacaatttattacctatctataaatatttttctgatattaatatgtgacagtttattattcaattaattttaaatcaaaattttcatatttcatatatcttcgtATGTTCCGTAATAattcgtgtttgtaatgaacTCGAACACGTTggagttaaatttcgagtagaatacgttataattaaaaagtagcgtctctaattattcatatttattttagacaaaagatattcaaaattgtatatttataattagttatacatttatctataagtattttttaatattaatatatgttattaccagtagtttcaccttttttcaactaattataaattatatttaaaaagatattaatatacataaggagtgttttagtatatgaaattgtttaatagatatctacttgtagacttttatttttagaagagagtaccaaaccaaacttttgtacgactacaaattatactcatgttggctttttatagtatagtatagattattaaTTTCTGAATGTCCATCATTTTCACAACCAATTAATAAAACTAAGTTTTAGATTTTTAAGGCCATAGCCAAAATTTGGCGACTAATATCAGGAAAATAGTAGTCCATAATCAATATATGCATGTTGTCTGTTACATTAAGTTCTTGTTAATGTGTAATTTATGCAGCTGTTGCTGGGCAAGGATTTGTTGGAGTCAATATTACGATAAGGAATACTGCAGGAGCAGCGAAGCAGCAGGCAGTGGCGCTGAGAAACAGTGCAGATTTGTCAACATTTTACAGCTGCAGTTTCGAGGGCTACCAGGATACTTTATATGTCCACTCACTAAGACAATTTTACAGAGATTGTGACATCTATGGCACGGTTGACTTCATATTTGGTAATTCGGCTGCTGTGCTTCAAAATTGCAACATATATCCGCGCCTGCCTCTAGCCAAACAGTTCAATGCCATCACAGCTCAAGGACGGACTGATCCAAATCAGAACACTGGAATTTCAATACAAAATTGCAAAATAAGGGCTGCTGATGATTTGGCTGCTAGCGATGGAACTACACACACATATCTGGGGAGGCCTTGGAAGGAGTATTCTAGGACAATTTACATGCACACTTTTATGGACAGCTTAATTCATCCAGATGGTTGGCGCGAGTGGTCAGGGGACTTCGCCCTGCATACAAGTTACTATGCTGAGTTTAATAACACGGGGCCTGGAGCGGGGATAGGAGGAAGAGTTACATGGCCAGGATTTCACATAATTGACTCCTCAGACGCAGCTAATTTTACAGTAAATAACTTCATATTAGGAGATCAATGGATACCTAAGACTGGCACCCCTTATATTTTTCAGTAGCTTATAGATTTAATGAGGGCAAAATATTTCCTGTACTTGATACTTATGTGATTACATAATAAGGGTTGagcttaattttcaaataaagttGCTAATGTTACAGCTTTATCTTGCAGTAGTAATGGTAATACATAAAAAGTAGCGGTAGACTAGAAGACTCAaagcttaaaaaaaaaaaaaggagagcAGGATACAAAGCTAAAAGAAAAGAAcaacaaaatacaaataatagTGGAATCCACGTCATTCTGTACATATTTATGTATCCGTGTATGTGGACCTGGCATTACTTAATACATAACTAACTTAGGCAGAGACTATAACTAATAGTTCTCCTGTAACTAAATGCATGACCATATAAAGTCCACGAGAAGACACGTCAAAATTAGACTTATACtaaaataatcatcaacaacaaaATCTCAGTTAGTTTGCAGAAATCTCCAGTACAGCATATTATGTGAATCAGAGACTCTTGGTGCATGTACAGTCAACAACTTCATTTAAATGATTAATACTTGGTATCAGAACATTCCTCCGCGGTTAGTAAGGAACATTCCTAGTATCCGTCACACACACAAAGTTCAATGATGAGCAGAATGTTTACGACGTTCCATAAAGAACTATGATTGCTGTACTTTGGTTTGAGGTTAAAGATATCAGTGCATTAATATCTACAAACATCAAGGATTCTGATACTTGTATATCaatgtattaataataaaccAACTGCAGGCAACAtaatttcacacattttttactTCAAATGCTTCTATATCCGTCCAACACGTTTATGATTCTCCAACATATGCAAAGTTGACTTCATTAAAATAAGTAAACAACACAACAACTGCAGGCAATAACAATTCTTGTTCCGAAATTTTGTCCTCAACTGATAATGTATCCATTGCACACGTTTATGATTCCTCCTAATATATCCGACTTCATTATTTTCCAAGATTTTTCTTCTACTATATATAGGGACTTGGATAGCCCTTTATAATCATTCAATCCACTCCCATATTCAGAGTCATATCATACCTTAAAACCATGGCTTCCAAGTTCTTTTCTAAAAATTCCCAAGCTCTGTTTTTTGCATTTGCacttttatttaattgtttttcaTCTGTGGCTGATAATGTTTCTTCCTCTAACTCAATTTGTGATTCAACCCCCTATCCTTCCTCGTGTATCTCCTCTCTTCCGACAAATTACAACACTACCAACACCAACGTCTATAAGGTGTGCCAGTTCTCCATCCGTAAATCCATGTCAAATGCTCGCAAGTTTAAGTTGTTGATTGAGGATTATCAGAAATCATCTTCAGCATTAACACCTGGGGCAATCCGGGCTCTTGAAGATTGCCATTTACTTGCTGATCTTAACATGAATTTTCTGACTAGTTCTTTGCAGTCAGTAAGCACCAAAGACTTATCTTCTTCCAGAGTCGAAGAAGTACAAACCCTACTCAGTTCCATTTTAACAAATACACAGACTTGTTTAGATGGCCTTCAAGAAACAGCTTCAACTTGGAGCCAGAAAAATGGCATCTCCACCCCTCTCGCAAATGATAATAAACTTTTCAGTGATTCTTTATCTCTATTCAACAAAGGTTGGGGACATAATATGAATGAAGGAACGTCTTATCCTTCAAAGAAGCGGCTATCAGGATTTAAAAATAGCCAGTTACCTTCAAAAATGTCAAGCAAAGACAGAGCCGTCTTTGAGAGAATTGGCAGAAAGCTTCTGCAAACAGACGATGGTGCTGATGAGATTCCAATAAGTGACCTGGTCATTGTCAATAAAGATGGAAGCGGGAATTTCACCACCATTAATCAAGCTTTGGCGATAGCTCCAAATAACTCACTAGCTAGTGATGGATATTTTCTGATTTATGTTGTTGCAGGGGTTTACGAAGAATATATTACTATCCCCAAAAACAAGAAGTACTTGATGATGATCGGTGATGGCATTAATCAGACTGTGATCACTGGCAATCACAACGTTGTCGATGGATGGACCACGTTTAATTCCCCAACATTTGGTAAGAAAATAAATCATTACAGtactattaaaatttaaatatatatttattttgtactaATAATCAATAAACAAAATTCTATTGCAGCTGTGGTGGGACAAGGATTTGTCGGGGTGAATATAACATTCAGAAATACAGCGGGAGGAATCAAGCATCAAGCAGTTGCATTAAGAAATGGAGTGGATCAGTCTACTTTCTATAGCTGCAGTTTTGAGGGATACCAAGACACTCTCTACGTGCACTCTCAAAGGCAATACTACACAGAGTGTGACATCTATGGCACCGTGGATTTCATATTTGGTAACGCGGCTGCAGTATTTCAGAACTGCAACATTTATCCACGACTTCCATTAGCCAACCAGTTCAATGCCATCACAGCTCAAGGAAGAATTGATCCAAATCAGAACACAGGCATTTCTATACAAAATTGTAATATCAAAGCTGCTGCTGATTTGGCTTCAAGCGGTGGAACTACTCAGACGTATCTAGGAAGGCCCTGGAAACAGTACTCAAGAACTATTTACGTTCACTCTTTCATGGATAGCTTGATCAATCTGCAATGACCCAAGATAAGAACGGTCCAGGCCCAAAACTATGGACGTATTCTAGAAGGAATAAGGGTAAA of Daucus carota subsp. sativus chromosome 3, DH1 v3.0, whole genome shotgun sequence contains these proteins:
- the LOC108212866 gene encoding probable pectinesterase/pectinesterase inhibitor 7 — its product is MASKFFSKNSQALFFAFALLFNCFSSVADNVSSSNSICDSTPYPSSCISSLPTNYNTTNTNVYKVCQFSIRKSMSNARKFKLLIEDYQKSSSALTPGAIRALEDCHLLADLNMNFLTSSLQSVSTKDLSSSRVEEVQTLLSSILTNTQTCLDGLQETASTWSQKNGISTPLANDNKLFSDSLSLFNKGWGHNMNEGTSYPSKKRLSGFKNSQLPSKMSSKDRAVFERIGRKLLQTDDGADEIPISDLVIVNKDGSGNFTTINQALAIAPNNSLASDGYFLIYVVAGVYEEYITIPKNKKYLMMIGDGINQTVITGNHNVVDGWTTFNSPTFAVVGQGFVGVNITFRNTAGGIKHQAVALRNGVDQSTFYSCSFEGYQDTLYVHSQRQYYTECDIYGTVDFIFGNAAAVFQNCNIYPRLPLANQFNAITAQGRIDPNQNTGISIQNCNIKAAADLASSGGTTQTYLGRPWKQYSRTIYVHSFMDSLINLQ
- the LOC108211783 gene encoding pectinesterase, with amino-acid sequence MVSKLLFLLPYFIIFTLSPLFFPSTAELLFPSSPICKAIPNHPFCRTSPIHYHHRRANIYENGRLSIVNSIAATHKLMTLIDKYLQHSSSLKPGVILALQDCHSLVSLNKDFLSTSLLAVNKTRTLSLVRADDVQTLLSAILTNTETCLDGLKELASSWFRLNNDISTLVAKDIKLYSLSLDLFIKGWIPEREIRPSEPPKNSSTPKGEILYWEKFANVTVSKDGSRNFTTINDAVAAAPEKSETTSGYFVIYVLAGIYEEYISIPKNKQYVMIVGDGINQTVITGSHSVGDGWSTFNSSTLAVAGQGFVGVNITIRNTAGAAKQQAVALRNSADLSTFYSCSFEGYQDTLYVHSLRQFYRDCDIYGTVDFIFGNSAAVLQNCNIYPRLPLAKQFNAITAQGRTDPNQNTGISIQNCKIRAADDLAASDGTTHTYLGRPWKEYSRTIYMHTFMDSLIHPDGWREWSGDFALHTSYYAEFNNTGPGAGIGGRVTWPGFHIIDSSDAANFTVNNFILGDQWIPKTGTPYIFQ